The following are encoded together in the Misgurnus anguillicaudatus chromosome 14, ASM2758022v2, whole genome shotgun sequence genome:
- the sult6b1 gene encoding sulfotransferase 6B1 has translation MSQTEPENSMKSRMERAKQMKDEDKLYKKDGILYSTILSPPETLEKLKDLEAREDDIILVAYPKCGFNWMVGVLRKIVNASTGKNEAPPDRPPLVEFLPPDVQQKLSEMPPRRLLGTHLHPDDIPASFFTKKPKILVVFRNPKDTLVSFFHFMNKNPMLPSAEPWDKFFSEFMSGEVPWGSYFDHALAWEKRIDDPNVMIVTYEELKQNLPTEVKKISEFFSFPLTQEQVNSIAEQSTFNAMLENSNKSHSNMGSIFFRKGEVGDWKNHFSEAQSKEMDEVFRSKLAGTKLGAQMKYDLYCQ, from the exons ATGAGTCAAACAGAACCTGAAAACTCAATGAAGTCCAGAATGGAGCGGGCAAAACAGATGAAGGATGAAGATAAACTTTACAAGAAAGATGGAATTCTGTACTCCACGATCCTGAGTCCACCAGAAACCCTGGAGAAGTTAAAAGACCTGGAAGCCAGAGAAGATGACATTATTCTGGTGGCATATCCTAAATGTG GATTCAACTGGATGGTGGGAGTCTTGCGCAAAATCGTGAATGCCTCCACTGGTAAAAATGAGGCACCGCCCGACAGACCACCACTGGTCGAGTTTCTACCTCCAGATGTTCAACAG AAACTATCAGAAATGCCTCCACGAAGACTTCTGGGAACTCATCTGCATCCAGACGACATCCCTGCCTCTTTCTTTACCAAAAAACCAAAG ATTCTGGTGGTGTTCAGAAACCCAAAAGACACGCTGGTCTCCTTCTTTCATTTCATGAACAAAAACCCGATGCTGCCCAGCGCTGAACCATGGGATAAGTTTTTCTCAGAGTTCATGTCTGGTGAAG TTCCATGGGGATCGTATTTTGATCACGCTCTTGCCTGGGAAAAACGAATAGACGATCCAAACGTGATGATTGTGACGTACGAGGAACTCAAACAG AATTTACCCACGGAAGTGAAGAAGATCTCCGAGTTCTTCAGTTTTCCACTGACCCAGGAACAGGTCAACAGTATCGCTGAGCAAAGCACCTTCAATGCAATGCTGGAAAACTCAAACAAGTCTCACAGCAACATGGGCTCCATCTTCTTCAGAAAGGGTGAG GTTGGTGACTGGAAGAATCATTTCTCCGAGGCTCAGAGTAAAGAGATGGATGAGGTCTTCCGATCTAAACTAGCTGGAACTAAACTAGGAGCTCAAATGAAGTACGACCTCTACTGCCAATAA
- the vipb gene encoding vasoactive intestinal peptide b, whose protein sequence is MSSPSSCQILLLVAICSVFCSRTFALPAISAYSDIRSETLDEDGQDDWTSDPSLQDLETYKLLYEIANTVERPSRHADGLFTSGYSKLLGQLSAKEYLESLLAKRVSDELGVEQMPVKRHSDAVFTDNYSRYRKQMAAKKYLNSVLAGKRR, encoded by the exons ATGAGTTCACCGAGCAGCTGTCAAATACTTCTCCTGGTTGCGATCTGCAGTGTTTTCTGCAGCAGGACTTTTGCATTGCCTGCAATTTCGGCATATTCTGACATCAG ATCAGAAACTCTGGATGAAGATGGGCAAGATGATTGGACAAGCGATCCATCACTACAGGATTTAGAGACGTATAAACTCTTATATGAAATCGCAAACACAGTTGAGAG ACCATCGAGACACGCTGACGGGTTGTTCACGAGCGGATACAGCAAACTCCTCGGCCAACTCTCCGCTAAAGAATATCTGGAGTCTCTGCTGGCAAAGAGAGTCAG TGATGAACTGGGTGTGGAGCAGATGCCAGTCAAACGTCATTCAGACGCCGTCTTCACAGACAACTACAGTCGATACCGTAAACAGATGGCAGCCAAGAAATACCTCAACTCAGTGTTAGCAGGGAAAAGAAG GTGA